The following are from one region of the Juglans regia cultivar Chandler chromosome 10, Walnut 2.0, whole genome shotgun sequence genome:
- the LOC109021186 gene encoding tudor domain-containing protein 3, whose protein sequence is MEEGSTDSESIVIETLRSRGWSLGDVELVKAIIMIHSALADDASTVVDSVESELVNTDLKSIGDKSLPDPTLLRNRKSSHILGPKVLQISSVRDITKSSIEDVSRSSSSRRLLKLGLTDGHTEITAIEFAPVPSVPDDLVPGAKVRLEDKATIRSGIVCLNPKVLSFLGGVVQPLYEAWQMNQKYSGFSRSSLRLSRESDTGGPPPFEKLQIRAPSCRFVQQGKSSDYAGSSSKSHGPNAVTGNTDFKPTGRKQKLDKSTDMIWNPKAASVTERTEEKPSSVEMRPKEDYAGSSSKSHSPNPVTGNTDFKPTGRKQKLDKSTDMIWNPKAASVTERTEEKPSSAEMRPKEDYAGSTSKSHGPNAVVGNTDFMPTGRQQNLDKLTDMNRNPKTSSVTERTEEKPSSSETRPKEVVEFVPVQNQAATQKLLQKMNHQSSDGRHSKGQRHRGKGKQEEPAVLTLDEWEKIKAEEKTLKKDELPDIRRDEHLAWQLQNEFDSEDSHVQRGPHKAGADDLRMSMFNYTKDDGRFRASGHGGGGRGRGRGRGKGKGKWKERERGSGRRG, encoded by the exons ATGGAAGAGGGATCCACCGATTCGGAATCGATTGTTATAGAAACCCTAAGAAGCAGAGGATGGAGTTTAGGAGACGTTGAGCTTGTGAAGGCCATCATCATGATCCACTCCGCTTTGGCCGATGATGCTTCTACCGTGGTGGATTCAGTGGAGTCTGAGCTCGTGAACACCGATCTTAAATCTATCGGAGACAAGTCCCTACCCGACCCCACGCTTCTTCGCAACCGCAAGTCCTCCCATATTCTCGGTCCCAAAGTCCTTCAG ATATCTTCAGTGAGAGACATAACAAAAAGCAGCATTGAGGATGTCTCACGAAGTTCAAGCAGTCGGCGACTCCTAAAGTTAGGTCTCACTGATGGGCACACCGAGATAACAGCTATAGAGTTCGCTCCTGTCCCTTCGGTTCCGGACGACCTTGTTCCAGGAGCTAAG GTCCGTTTGGAAGATAAAGCTACAATACGTAGTGGTATAGTCTGTTTAAATCCTAAAGTGTTATCCTTCTTAGGAGGAGTTGTTCAACCACTCTATGAAGCATGGCAGATGAACCAGAAATATTCAGGTTTCTCCCGGTCCTCTTTGAGGTTATCACGGGAAAGTGATACAGGAGGCCCTCCTCCATTCGAGAAGCTGCAAATTAGGGCACCTTCATGTCGGTTTGTTCAGCAAGGAAAATCTTCTG ATTATGCTGGGTCTTCTTCCAAGAGCCATGGCCCTAATGCTGTCACTGGAAATACTGATTTTAAGCCAACTGGAAGGAAGCAAAAGCTTGATAAGTCAACTGACATGATCTGGAACCCAAAAGCAGCCTCTGTTACAGAGAGGACTGAAGAAAAGCCAAGCAGCGTTGAAATGAGACCAAAAGAAG ATTATGCTGGGTCTTCTTCCAAGAGCCATAGCCCTAATCCTGTCACTGGAAATACTGATTTTAAGCCAACTGGAAGGAAGCAAAAACTTGATAAGTCAACTGACATGATCTGGAACCCAAAAGCAGCCTCTGTTACAGAGAGGACTGAAGAAAAGCCAAGCAGCGCTGAAATGAGACCAAAAGAAG ATTATGCTGGATCTACTTCCAAGAGCCATGGGCCTAATGCTGTTGTTGGAAATACTGATTTTATGCCAACTGGAAGGCAGCAAAACCTTGATAAGTTAACTGACATGAATAGGAATCCCAAAACATCTTCTGTTACAGAGAGGACTGAAGAAAAGCCAAGCAGCTCTGAAACAAGACCAAAAGAAG TGGTGGagtttgtccctgttcaaaatCAAGCTGCTACACAGAAACTACTCCAGAAAATGAATCATCAAAGCTCGGATGGTCGACATTCCAAAGGTCAAAGACATAGGGGAAAGGGGAAACAAGAAGAGCCAGCTGTTTTGACTTTGGATGAATGGGAAAAGATAAAAGCTGAGGAAAAGACTTTAAAGAAAGATGAGCTTCCAGACATTCGTCGTGACGAGCATCTTGCATGGCAGCTTCAAAACGAATTTGATTCTGAAGATTCTCAT GTACAAAGGGGTCCTCATAAAGCAGGGGCAGATGACTTGAGAATGAGTATGTTTAATTATACAAAAGATGACGGTAGGTTTCGTGCTTCAGGACACGGAGGGGgtggaaggggaaggggaaggggaaggggaaagggaaagggaaagtggAAGGAAAGGGAGAGGGGAAGTGGAAGACGTGGTTAA